The following are from one region of the Papaver somniferum cultivar HN1 unplaced genomic scaffold, ASM357369v1 unplaced-scaffold_132, whole genome shotgun sequence genome:
- the LOC113332724 gene encoding uncharacterized protein LOC113332724, giving the protein MGIPRFVPWFNKKITDPLLLILRRGAEPNQLALSVALGLTLGVFPIFGVTVFLCGLAIALLGSRCHAPSVMLANFISAPIELSLVVPFLRLGEVITGGSHFPLTTDALKKVLTGKASHEVLLSILHALLGWLVTSPFILAVLYVILLPCSKFLVHKFAPLPSSPKKPLSPFTDVRLKVRDV; this is encoded by the exons atgggGATTCCTAGATTTGTGCCCTGGTTTAACAAAAAGATCACAGATCCTCTTCTTCTAATACTCCGAAG AGGAGCTGAACCAAACCAACTGGCATTATCTGTGGCACTTGGACTTACCCTAGGAGTATTCCCAATCTTTG GGGTAACTGTATTCCTCTGTGGCCTGGCTATTGCATTACTTGGATCTCGTTGCCATGCGCCTAGTGTTATGCTTGCAAATTTCATTTCTGCCCCGATAGAATTGAG CTTGGTGGTTCCTTTTCTTCGTCTAGGTGAAGTCATAACTGGAGGTTCTCATTTCCCCTTAACCACTGATGCACTAAAGAAGGTGTTGACAGGCAAAGCCTCTCACGAAGTCCTACTTAGTATTCTCCACGCG TTACTAGGGTGGCTTGTGACGTCTCCTTTCATCTTGGCTGTACTCTATGTGATACTTCTGCCATGTTCTAAGTTCCTAGTTCACAAGTTTGCTCCACTTCCTTCAAGCCCAAAGAAGCCATTAAGCCCCTTCACAGATGTCAGGCTCAAGGTAAGGGATGTCTAA
- the LOC113333371 gene encoding tRNA-specific adenosine deaminase TAD3-like isoform X1 yields MKKWEILHIPDKIPFKLDEQPTIDVFASVIEPKLTDTLVRKLNKVAPMEIYRHIKRVWKKKSAEGGDFQLILILCLVGENRNELESIPDDVLELINAHQLNPYITKVHRYAAISKEEWREQCRLWPTSYHPPTYNIEGITGFNEEDSESIFHFMKMALELAKVGHCTDEVVNAAVIVDPSTRQVIVRGNDQTCQPSTSTVSNTSFECGSVEQKGFATSHQSDADAVAIKETLFSISSFAVAENKESYTGVSCLYPWNWTEQNSIAGNTYSWHPLQHAALVAIEHASSRDRRLFPGPVDPEDQSINQVDHTISSPNSSPAKRQKFDLTKDVKVLKACSNGDSHSERGERPYLCTGCDIFVAWEPCTMCAMALVHQRIRRIFYAFPNPNCGALGSVYRLQGEKSLNHHYAVFRVLLPEESLET; encoded by the exons ATGAAGAAGTGGGAAATCCTTCACATCCCAGACAAGATTCCGTTTAAACTTGATGAACAACCCACGATCGACGTCTTTGCTTCAGTTATAGAGCCAAAGCTTACCGATACTCTTGTAAG GAAGTTAAATAAAGTTGCACCAATGGAGATTTATCGACATATTAAGAGGGTGTGGAAGAAGAAATCCGCGGAAGGAG GGGATTTTCAGTTAATACTGATTTTATGTCTTGTTGGTGAGAATAGGAATGAGTTGGAGAGTATACCTGATGATGTACTTGAGTTGATAAATGCCCACCAGTTGAATCCATATATTACAAAG GTCCATAGGTATGCCGCGATATCAAAAGAAGAATGGAGAGAACAATGCAGACTTTGGCCAACATCTTATCATCCGCCAACCTA CAATATTGAGGGCATTACAGGATTTAATGAGGAGGATTCAGAATCAATATTCCACTTCATGAAGATGGCTCTTGAACTAGCGAAAGTGGGCCATTGCACCGATGAG GTAGTCAATGCAGCAGTTATAGTAGATCCTTCAACTAGGCAGGTGATTGTTAGGGGCAATGATCAAACATGTCAGCCAAGTACATCCACAGTGAGTAATACCAGCTTCGAATGTGGTTCCGTTGAACAAAAGGGTTTTGCTACTTCCCATCAATCCGATGCAGATGCTGTAGCAATCAAGGAGACTCTGTTTTCCATCTCCAGTTTTGCAGTTGCTGAAAATAAAGAATCATATACTGGCGTTTCTTGTCTATATCCTTGGAATTGGACTGAGCAAAACTCTATTGCTGGAAACACATATTCCTGGCATCCTCTGCAGCATGCAGCTCTTGTTGCCATTGAACATGCTTCCTCTAGGGATAGGCGCCTATTTCCTGGGCCGGTGGATCCTGAAGATCAATCTATCAATCAAGTGGATCACACAATCTCTTCTCCCAATAGCTCACCAGCCAAAAGACAGAAATTTGATTTGACAAAA GATGTCAAGGTTCTGAAAGCTTGCTCTAATGGTGATTCTCATTCTGAAAGGGGTGAAAGGCCTTACTTGTGCACTGGTTGTGACATTTTTGTCGCTTGGGAGCCCTGTACGAT GTGTGCAATGGCACTTGTTCATCAAAGAATTCGGCGAATATTTTATGCTTTTCCGAACCCTAACTGTGGTGCACTAGGCAGTGTTTACAGACTACAAGGAGAGAAAAGCTTGAATCATCACTATGCTGTTTTTAGGGTTCTATTACCGGAGGAATCCTTGGAAACATGA
- the LOC113333372 gene encoding RING-H2 finger protein ATL7-like isoform X1 — protein sequence MSHSTASLSEAPSCCSTASSELKLYQTFIFSIPIFFTFLLLLLFYLFYLRRRRVDWSSLRMRAITYNLNGSDSVPRVSESGLNKEFREMLPIIIFNESFSVRDTQCSVCLADYQADDKLQQMPSCAHTFHMECIDHWLSTHTTCPLCRLSLAPVNKTESDLTENQLDAPATEAFPDSGSEIGRLRRGEPETADRAEEERTSCVASSGGRREQDEECGVIGETSFTVDGTETHSTSIESGTVRDHP from the exons ATGTCTCACAGTACAGCTTCATTATCAGAAGCACCTAGTTGTTGTTCAACAGCTTCATCTGAACTTAAACTATACCAAACTTTTATATTTTCAATACCAATTTTCTTTACATTTCTTCTTTTacttttgttttatttgttttatcTTCGCCGTAGAAGAGTTGATTGGTCTTCGCTTCGGATGAGAGCGATAACCTATAATCTCAATGGTTCAGATTCAGTCCCAAGA GTGTCTGAATCTGGTTTAAACAAGGAATTTAGAGAAATGCTTCCGATTATTATATTCAATGAGAGCTTCTCAGTCAGGGATACACA ATGTTCAGTATGCCTAGCAGACTATCAGGCTGACGACAAACTTCAACAGATGCCCTCATGCGCACACACATTTCACATGGAATGCATCGATCACTGGCTTTCAACACACACTACTTGTCCTCTCTGTCGACTCTCTCTAGCCCCAGTGAACAAAACGGAATCTGACCTAACCGAAAATCAATTGGATGCCCCAGCTACTGAAGCATTCCCAGACAGTGGTTCAGAAATTGGACGACTTCGTCGTGGAGAACCTGAAACTGCTGATAGAGCAGAAGAGGAAAGAACTAGTTGTGTTGCTTCTTCTGGTGGAAGGAGGGAACAAGATGAAGAGTGTGGAGTAATTGGAGAAACTTCATTTACTGTAGATGGTACTGAAACTCATTCAACTAGTATTGAAAGTGGCACAGTAAGAGATCATCCATAG
- the LOC113333372 gene encoding E3 ubiquitin-protein ligase ATL59-like isoform X2, which yields MRAITYNLNGSDSVPRVSESGLNKEFREMLPIIIFNESFSVRDTQCSVCLADYQADDKLQQMPSCAHTFHMECIDHWLSTHTTCPLCRLSLAPVNKTESDLTENQLDAPATEAFPDSGSEIGRLRRGEPETADRAEEERTSCVASSGGRREQDEECGVIGETSFTVDGTETHSTSIESGTVRDHP from the exons ATGAGAGCGATAACCTATAATCTCAATGGTTCAGATTCAGTCCCAAGA GTGTCTGAATCTGGTTTAAACAAGGAATTTAGAGAAATGCTTCCGATTATTATATTCAATGAGAGCTTCTCAGTCAGGGATACACA ATGTTCAGTATGCCTAGCAGACTATCAGGCTGACGACAAACTTCAACAGATGCCCTCATGCGCACACACATTTCACATGGAATGCATCGATCACTGGCTTTCAACACACACTACTTGTCCTCTCTGTCGACTCTCTCTAGCCCCAGTGAACAAAACGGAATCTGACCTAACCGAAAATCAATTGGATGCCCCAGCTACTGAAGCATTCCCAGACAGTGGTTCAGAAATTGGACGACTTCGTCGTGGAGAACCTGAAACTGCTGATAGAGCAGAAGAGGAAAGAACTAGTTGTGTTGCTTCTTCTGGTGGAAGGAGGGAACAAGATGAAGAGTGTGGAGTAATTGGAGAAACTTCATTTACTGTAGATGGTACTGAAACTCATTCAACTAGTATTGAAAGTGGCACAGTAAGAGATCATCCATAG
- the LOC113333371 gene encoding tRNA-specific adenosine deaminase TAD3-like isoform X2, giving the protein MEIYRHIKRVWKKKSAEGGDFQLILILCLVGENRNELESIPDDVLELINAHQLNPYITKVHRYAAISKEEWREQCRLWPTSYHPPTYNIEGITGFNEEDSESIFHFMKMALELAKVGHCTDEVVNAAVIVDPSTRQVIVRGNDQTCQPSTSTVSNTSFECGSVEQKGFATSHQSDADAVAIKETLFSISSFAVAENKESYTGVSCLYPWNWTEQNSIAGNTYSWHPLQHAALVAIEHASSRDRRLFPGPVDPEDQSINQVDHTISSPNSSPAKRQKFDLTKDVKVLKACSNGDSHSERGERPYLCTGCDIFVAWEPCTMCAMALVHQRIRRIFYAFPNPNCGALGSVYRLQGEKSLNHHYAVFRVLLPEESLET; this is encoded by the exons ATGGAGATTTATCGACATATTAAGAGGGTGTGGAAGAAGAAATCCGCGGAAGGAG GGGATTTTCAGTTAATACTGATTTTATGTCTTGTTGGTGAGAATAGGAATGAGTTGGAGAGTATACCTGATGATGTACTTGAGTTGATAAATGCCCACCAGTTGAATCCATATATTACAAAG GTCCATAGGTATGCCGCGATATCAAAAGAAGAATGGAGAGAACAATGCAGACTTTGGCCAACATCTTATCATCCGCCAACCTA CAATATTGAGGGCATTACAGGATTTAATGAGGAGGATTCAGAATCAATATTCCACTTCATGAAGATGGCTCTTGAACTAGCGAAAGTGGGCCATTGCACCGATGAG GTAGTCAATGCAGCAGTTATAGTAGATCCTTCAACTAGGCAGGTGATTGTTAGGGGCAATGATCAAACATGTCAGCCAAGTACATCCACAGTGAGTAATACCAGCTTCGAATGTGGTTCCGTTGAACAAAAGGGTTTTGCTACTTCCCATCAATCCGATGCAGATGCTGTAGCAATCAAGGAGACTCTGTTTTCCATCTCCAGTTTTGCAGTTGCTGAAAATAAAGAATCATATACTGGCGTTTCTTGTCTATATCCTTGGAATTGGACTGAGCAAAACTCTATTGCTGGAAACACATATTCCTGGCATCCTCTGCAGCATGCAGCTCTTGTTGCCATTGAACATGCTTCCTCTAGGGATAGGCGCCTATTTCCTGGGCCGGTGGATCCTGAAGATCAATCTATCAATCAAGTGGATCACACAATCTCTTCTCCCAATAGCTCACCAGCCAAAAGACAGAAATTTGATTTGACAAAA GATGTCAAGGTTCTGAAAGCTTGCTCTAATGGTGATTCTCATTCTGAAAGGGGTGAAAGGCCTTACTTGTGCACTGGTTGTGACATTTTTGTCGCTTGGGAGCCCTGTACGAT GTGTGCAATGGCACTTGTTCATCAAAGAATTCGGCGAATATTTTATGCTTTTCCGAACCCTAACTGTGGTGCACTAGGCAGTGTTTACAGACTACAAGGAGAGAAAAGCTTGAATCATCACTATGCTGTTTTTAGGGTTCTATTACCGGAGGAATCCTTGGAAACATGA